A single Streptomyces sannanensis DNA region contains:
- a CDS encoding mycoredoxin, giving the protein MQGSLTMYSTTWCGYCQRLKKQLEREGIEYVEINIEQDPESAAYVEKANGGNQTVPTVRVVPSNGGDEVVMTNPSLAQVKQALGV; this is encoded by the coding sequence ATGCAGGGATCCCTGACGATGTACAGCACCACGTGGTGCGGCTACTGCCAGCGGCTGAAGAAGCAGCTGGAGCGTGAAGGCATCGAGTACGTCGAGATCAACATCGAGCAGGACCCCGAGTCCGCGGCCTACGTCGAGAAGGCGAACGGCGGCAACCAGACGGTTCCGACGGTTCGGGTGGTTCCCTCCAACGGCGGTGACGAGGTCGTCATGACGAACCCGAGCCTTGCCCAGGTGAAGCAGGCTCTCGGCGTCTGA
- a CDS encoding ATP-dependent DNA helicase UvrD2, whose protein sequence is MSSPCGQLSRSALPTWQHGGVTAATHSTLFPQVPGSSQFVAPPRDADAVLDGLDPEQREVATALHGPVCVLAGAGTGKTRAITHRIAYGVRAGILQPASVLAVTFTNRAAGEMRGRLRQLGAGGVQARTFHSAALRQLQYFWPKAVGGPMPQLVERKIQLVAEAAARCRIRLDRNELRDVTGEIEWSKVTQTVPADYPAAVVKAHREAPRDPAEISQIYATYELLKQDRGVIDFEDVLLLTVGILQDHYPVAEQVRRQYQHFVVDEYQDVSPLQQRLLELWLGDRDNLCVVGDASQTIYSFTGATPDHLLNFRNRHPQATVVKLVRDYRSTPQVVHLANGLLGQARGRAAEHRLELVSQRDPGPEPVYAEYTDEPAEAEGTARRIRDLIDAGVPAGEIAVLFRTNAQSEIYEQALADADVPYLLRGAERFFERAEVREAGAKLRGAARFGANDTLLDGAVDLPSQVRAVLSDMNWTPQPPAGSGAVRDRWESLAALVRLAEDYARAKREATLADLVAELDERAAAQHAPTVEGVTLASLHSAKGLEWDAVFLVGLTEGMMPITYARTDEQVEEERRLLYVGVTRARRHLSLSWSLSRSPGGRANRRPSRFLNGLRPGSGTGAARTAGAGGGGGVERGSGGGSDSGRKRGRRGPARCRVCGRTLTDAGEMKLMRCEDCPSDMDEALYERLRDWRADQARQLGQPAFCVFTDKTLMAIAEAAPATEGELVAIAGVGVRKLDRFGADVLAICAGQEGGVGDGED, encoded by the coding sequence ATGTCGTCCCCCTGTGGACAACTTTCTCGGTCGGCTCTCCCGACCTGGCAGCATGGCGGGGTGACAGCAGCAACGCACTCCACTCTCTTCCCGCAGGTCCCCGGCTCGAGCCAATTCGTGGCTCCGCCGCGTGACGCCGACGCGGTGCTCGACGGGCTGGACCCCGAGCAGCGCGAGGTCGCCACGGCCCTGCACGGTCCGGTGTGCGTGCTGGCGGGGGCCGGCACGGGCAAGACCCGCGCGATCACTCACCGGATCGCGTACGGCGTACGGGCCGGGATACTCCAGCCCGCCAGTGTGCTCGCCGTCACGTTCACCAACCGCGCGGCGGGCGAGATGCGCGGGCGCCTGCGCCAGCTCGGGGCGGGTGGGGTGCAGGCGCGTACGTTCCACTCGGCCGCGCTGCGCCAGCTCCAGTACTTCTGGCCCAAGGCGGTCGGCGGGCCGATGCCGCAGCTCGTCGAGCGGAAGATCCAACTGGTCGCGGAGGCCGCCGCGCGCTGCCGTATCCGGCTGGACCGCAACGAGCTGCGGGACGTCACGGGCGAGATCGAGTGGTCCAAGGTGACCCAGACCGTGCCGGCCGACTATCCGGCGGCGGTCGTGAAGGCCCACCGCGAGGCGCCCCGGGATCCGGCCGAGATCTCGCAGATCTACGCGACGTACGAACTGTTGAAGCAGGACCGTGGGGTGATCGACTTCGAGGATGTGCTGCTTCTCACGGTCGGCATCCTCCAGGACCACTACCCGGTCGCGGAGCAGGTCCGCCGGCAGTACCAGCACTTCGTGGTGGACGAGTACCAGGACGTCAGCCCGCTCCAGCAGCGGCTGCTGGAACTGTGGCTGGGCGACCGGGACAATCTGTGTGTCGTCGGCGACGCCAGCCAGACGATCTACTCCTTCACCGGCGCCACCCCCGACCACCTGCTGAATTTCCGCAACCGCCATCCCCAGGCGACCGTGGTGAAGCTGGTCCGTGACTACCGCTCGACTCCGCAGGTGGTCCATCTGGCCAACGGTCTGCTGGGCCAGGCCCGAGGCCGGGCGGCCGAGCACCGGCTGGAGCTGGTCTCCCAGCGCGATCCGGGCCCCGAGCCGGTCTACGCGGAGTACACGGACGAGCCGGCCGAAGCCGAGGGCACCGCCCGGCGGATCCGGGATCTGATCGACGCGGGTGTGCCGGCGGGCGAGATCGCTGTGCTGTTCCGTACGAACGCCCAGTCCGAGATCTACGAGCAGGCGCTCGCAGACGCCGATGTGCCCTACCTGCTGCGCGGAGCGGAGCGGTTCTTCGAGCGCGCCGAGGTACGGGAGGCGGGGGCCAAGCTGCGCGGTGCCGCGCGCTTCGGGGCCAATGACACCCTCCTCGACGGTGCGGTGGACCTGCCCTCGCAGGTACGTGCCGTGCTGAGCGACATGAACTGGACGCCGCAGCCTCCGGCGGGTTCGGGTGCGGTCCGGGACCGCTGGGAGTCCCTGGCCGCCCTGGTCCGGCTGGCCGAGGACTACGCCAGGGCCAAGCGGGAGGCGACCCTGGCGGATCTGGTGGCCGAGCTGGACGAGCGCGCGGCCGCCCAGCACGCGCCGACCGTGGAGGGTGTCACTCTCGCCTCGCTGCACTCGGCGAAGGGCCTGGAGTGGGATGCCGTGTTCCTGGTCGGCCTCACGGAAGGCATGATGCCGATCACCTACGCCAGGACCGACGAGCAGGTCGAGGAGGAGCGCCGGCTGCTGTATGTGGGGGTCACCCGGGCCCGGCGGCATCTCTCCTTGTCCTGGTCGCTGTCCCGGTCGCCGGGGGGCAGGGCGAACCGTCGCCCCAGCCGGTTCCTGAACGGACTGCGCCCTGGGTCGGGCACCGGCGCCGCGCGCACCGCGGGCGCGGGAGGAGGCGGTGGTGTCGAGCGGGGCAGCGGCGGCGGCAGCGACAGCGGGCGCAAGCGCGGGCGGCGCGGTCCGGCGCGATGCCGGGTGTGCGGCAGGACGCTGACCGACGCCGGCGAGATGAAGCTGATGCGCTGTGAGGACTGCCCCTCCGACATGGACGAGGCGCTCTACGAGCGGCTGCGTGATTGGCGTGCCGACCAGGCCCGGCAGTTGGGCCAGCCCGCGTTCTGCGTCTTCACCGACAAGACGTTGATGGCGATCGCCGAGGCGGCACCGGCCACGGAGGGGGAACTGGTGGCCATCGCAGGGGTGGGCGTCCGCAAGCTCGATCGCTTCGGGGCCGATGTACTGGCCATCTGCGCAGGTCAGGAGGGCGGCGTAGGTGATGGGGAGGACTGA
- a CDS encoding WhiB family transcriptional regulator: protein MQLEAHAPSVPPSQTIPPPGLTEDSALTPLTPLTALTALDDAIENLGVSVPCRTYDPEVFFAESPADVEYAKSLCRTCPLMEACLAGAKERREPWGVWGGELFVQGVVVARKRPRGRPRKNPVAA from the coding sequence GTGCAACTCGAAGCGCACGCCCCGTCCGTACCGCCTTCCCAAACGATCCCCCCGCCCGGTCTCACGGAGGATTCCGCCTTGACCCCGCTCACCCCGCTCACCGCGCTCACCGCGCTCGACGACGCCATCGAGAACCTCGGCGTGTCCGTCCCCTGCCGTACCTACGACCCGGAGGTCTTCTTCGCCGAGTCTCCGGCCGATGTCGAGTACGCCAAGTCCCTCTGCCGCACCTGCCCGCTGATGGAGGCCTGCCTCGCCGGCGCCAAGGAGCGGCGCGAGCCCTGGGGTGTCTGGGGCGGCGAGCTGTTCGTCCAGGGCGTGGTCGTGGCCCGGAAGCGTCCGCGTGGACGCCCGCGCAAGAACCCGGTCGCGGCATGA
- a CDS encoding AarF/ABC1/UbiB kinase family protein, which translates to MSDLPRKAVTRTAKLAALPLGIAGRATWGLGKRIGGKSAEIVSRELQQRTAEQLFKVLGELKGGAMKLGQALSVFESALPEEAAGPYRAALTKLQEAAPPMPTRSVHAALEERLGEDWRERFLEFEDKPSAAASIGQVHRAVWHDGRDVAVKVQYPGAGEALLSDLNQLSRFAKLLGPLIPGIEIKPLIAELRDRVREELDYALEAEAQRAHAAVFADDPDVVVPDVVHQCDQVLVTEWMDGIPLAEVIAEGTSEQRDRAGQLLARFLFSGPARTGLLHADPHPGNFRLLPSQDTADGSGWRLGVLDFGTVDRLPGGLPRTIGDSLRMALEGEAAAVYEHLCEEGFVKESVSLDPDAVLEWLLPVIEPTRVEVFTFSRGWLRRQAARIGDPRSPAHQLGKQLNLPPAYLLIHRVTLSTIGVLCQLGATVRLRDELTAWLPGFGAAEDEPDAMAEAGAGA; encoded by the coding sequence ATGTCCGATCTTCCGCGGAAGGCGGTCACCCGTACCGCCAAGTTGGCCGCTCTGCCCCTGGGCATCGCGGGCCGTGCCACCTGGGGCCTGGGCAAGCGAATAGGCGGGAAGTCCGCCGAGATAGTGAGCCGCGAGCTGCAACAGCGTACGGCCGAGCAGCTGTTCAAGGTACTCGGCGAGCTGAAGGGAGGCGCCATGAAGCTCGGTCAGGCGCTCTCCGTCTTCGAGTCGGCGTTGCCCGAAGAAGCGGCGGGCCCCTACCGTGCGGCACTGACCAAGCTTCAGGAAGCGGCACCGCCCATGCCCACCCGCTCGGTGCACGCCGCACTGGAGGAACGGCTGGGCGAGGACTGGCGGGAACGGTTCCTGGAGTTCGAGGACAAGCCGTCGGCCGCGGCGTCCATAGGCCAGGTCCACCGGGCCGTCTGGCACGACGGACGGGACGTGGCGGTCAAGGTCCAGTACCCGGGAGCCGGGGAAGCACTGCTGTCGGACCTGAACCAGCTCAGCCGGTTCGCCAAGCTGCTGGGGCCGCTGATCCCGGGGATAGAGATCAAGCCGCTCATCGCCGAGCTGCGGGACCGGGTCCGGGAGGAACTGGACTACGCGCTGGAGGCGGAGGCCCAGCGGGCGCACGCCGCGGTGTTCGCGGACGACCCCGATGTGGTGGTGCCGGACGTGGTGCACCAGTGCGACCAGGTACTGGTGACCGAGTGGATGGACGGAATACCGCTGGCCGAGGTGATCGCGGAGGGCACCAGCGAACAACGTGACCGGGCGGGCCAGCTGCTGGCCCGTTTTCTCTTCTCGGGCCCGGCCCGTACAGGCCTGCTGCACGCTGATCCGCATCCTGGCAATTTCCGGCTGCTGCCCTCGCAGGACACGGCGGACGGCTCGGGCTGGCGGCTCGGGGTGCTGGACTTCGGCACGGTGGACCGGCTGCCCGGCGGGCTGCCCCGGACAATCGGTGACTCGCTCCGGATGGCCCTCGAGGGCGAGGCCGCCGCGGTGTACGAGCACCTGTGCGAGGAGGGGTTCGTCAAGGAGTCCGTCAGCCTCGACCCGGACGCCGTGCTGGAGTGGCTGCTGCCGGTCATCGAGCCCACGCGAGTGGAGGTGTTCACCTTCAGTCGGGGCTGGCTCCGCCGGCAGGCGGCCCGGATCGGCGATCCCCGCTCCCCCGCGCACCAGCTGGGCAAGCAGCTCAATCTGCCGCCTGCCTATCTGCTGATCCACCGGGTCACGCTGAGCACGATCGGGGTGCTGTGCCAGTTGGGCGCGACGGTCCGGCTGCGGGACGAACTCACCGCCTGGCTACCGGGCTTCGGAGCGGCGGAGGACGAACCGGATGCCATGGCGGAAGCCGGGGCCGGTGCCTGA
- a CDS encoding ThiF family adenylyltransferase — MHPMLKPALRRAWRDLQTVQFGVTPAHAVVVGPLDLATGSLLERLDGTRGLPLLREEARALGLPDGLVDRLVERLAKAGLIDDPTAGGAAADALRRRPGGLNDRLRPDLASLSVVHPEPGGGIRRLAARRAMRVQVRGAGRVGATLAAVLSASGVGRVEVLDGQCVESWDVAPGGLPARAAGKRRNEAAERLVRGAAPGRLPREAELAEPMGGSPPGLALVVVAPRDGLDAYAPDPVAAESWIASGIPHLYTGVVEGTGVVGPLVLPGGSACAKCLALGWEERDPAWPRLLAQWRSGRREGVPACDMAVATAVAGLAAAHVLAFLDGDLPASTGARWKTSLPALAWASERIGPHAGCGCGAAGNAGGECASGVVEPQDTMSG, encoded by the coding sequence ATGCATCCGATGCTGAAGCCTGCGCTGCGGCGGGCATGGCGGGACCTGCAGACCGTGCAGTTCGGGGTGACGCCCGCGCATGCGGTGGTGGTCGGTCCGCTGGACCTGGCGACGGGCAGTCTGCTGGAGCGGCTCGACGGGACACGCGGCCTGCCGCTGCTGCGAGAGGAAGCCCGCGCGTTGGGCCTGCCCGACGGACTTGTGGACCGCCTGGTCGAGCGGCTGGCGAAGGCGGGCCTGATCGACGATCCGACGGCCGGGGGCGCGGCAGCCGATGCGCTGCGCAGGCGGCCGGGGGGACTGAACGACCGGCTGCGGCCCGATCTGGCCTCACTCTCGGTCGTCCACCCGGAGCCGGGCGGCGGGATACGGCGGCTGGCGGCCCGGCGGGCCATGCGCGTCCAGGTGCGCGGCGCGGGCCGGGTCGGCGCGACCCTGGCCGCCGTGCTGTCCGCCTCCGGCGTGGGGCGGGTGGAGGTACTCGACGGTCAGTGCGTGGAGTCATGGGATGTGGCGCCCGGCGGCCTGCCGGCCAGGGCGGCCGGGAAGCGCAGGAACGAGGCCGCGGAGCGGCTGGTGCGCGGTGCCGCGCCCGGGAGGCTGCCGCGCGAGGCGGAGCTGGCGGAACCGATGGGCGGTTCGCCGCCGGGGCTCGCGCTGGTCGTGGTCGCCCCGCGCGACGGCCTCGACGCCTACGCACCGGACCCGGTCGCCGCCGAGTCCTGGATCGCCTCCGGCATCCCTCATCTCTATACCGGGGTCGTCGAGGGCACCGGGGTGGTGGGGCCGCTGGTGCTCCCCGGTGGAAGCGCCTGCGCGAAGTGCCTGGCCCTGGGGTGGGAGGAGCGGGACCCGGCATGGCCGCGGCTGCTGGCGCAGTGGCGCTCTGGGCGGCGGGAGGGCGTACCGGCCTGCGACATGGCGGTCGCGACGGCGGTCGCCGGGCTGGCGGCCGCGCATGTGCTGGCGTTTCTGGACGGGGACCTTCCGGCAAGTACCGGAGCCCGCTGGAAGACGTCACTGCCGGCGCTGGCGTGGGCCTCGGAACGGATCGGACCGCACGCCGGATGTGGCTGCGGAGCGGCGGGCAACGCTGGAGGGGAGTGCGCCTCGGGGGTCGTGGAGCCGCAGGACACAATGTCGGGGTAA
- a CDS encoding M48 family metallopeptidase: protein MPGSPQRSTTGQPPRGSAASPVEVRRSSRRSRTVSAYREGDRTIVLIPARMSEAEEQRWVRVMLDKLAAQESRRLLGDSELTERAERLSEQYLGGRARPASVRWVTNQNTRWGSCTPAEGSIRLSHRLQGMPEYVIDYVLVHELAHLLVPGHGPRFWRLLEAYPRTERARGYLEGVVAAERLPHLPAARGE, encoded by the coding sequence GTGCCCGGAAGCCCGCAGCGCAGCACGACAGGCCAGCCGCCCCGCGGCTCCGCGGCGAGCCCGGTCGAGGTACGGAGAAGCAGCCGGCGTAGCAGAACGGTCTCCGCGTACCGGGAGGGCGACCGCACCATCGTCCTCATCCCGGCCCGGATGTCGGAGGCGGAGGAGCAGCGCTGGGTGAGGGTGATGCTCGACAAGCTCGCGGCGCAGGAAAGCAGACGTCTCCTCGGCGACTCCGAACTGACCGAGCGCGCCGAGCGGTTGTCGGAGCAGTATTTGGGCGGCAGGGCGCGGCCCGCCTCGGTTCGCTGGGTCACCAACCAGAACACCCGCTGGGGCTCCTGCACCCCTGCCGAGGGCAGCATCCGCCTCTCGCACCGGCTGCAGGGAATGCCGGAGTACGTCATCGACTATGTGCTCGTCCATGAACTGGCGCATCTGCTCGTGCCGGGCCACGGCCCGCGTTTCTGGCGGCTGTTGGAGGCATATCCCCGAACCGAACGGGCGCGCGGCTATCTGGAGGGTGTGGTCGCGGCCGAGCGGCTGCCGCACCTGCCCGCCGCACGCGGAGAGTGA
- a CDS encoding TerD family protein: MAREFQRGHKARISDLTAGTDLYVGVQIAGPGMTFDISCFGLDADERLSDDRYFVFFNQPKSPEESIQLLGPQAGDTESFRVALDRVPDHVQKLSFTATIDGAGQMSQVGPGYIRIVAGGEEVARYAFDGSEFSTERAVMLGDFYLKDVWRFAAVGQGFDGGLDALLRNFGGEVAEEEPAQHATEAPSFAPPAGQAPAPAPQFGAPAPVAPAPRFGAPAGPPAPQPAPSFGGPQAPASAPAPAPAPQFGTPTPQTASVFGAPPAPAPAPAPAPVSPPGYTAPAPVAPPGYPALSASAPFPGQAPPFGAAPTVAAVPSEAGLRVVLTKYQEAPVGDRWTEQNPQLVRATLGDGQSILAKQGSMVAYQGDIDFAHKGSGLLGKLTGQLTGQGMSLMRCSGKGEVFLADEASRLFVIRLEGGEQLYTSAQGVLAFDESLDTEVRRIEGAGLPGGGLFSMLFSGTGAVVVKTRGIPVVLPVGPATYVDGNAVIAWSAGAQAVTTTALRLRRSGYARQGGEAVNLQFRGAPGNFVVVQPFEV; the protein is encoded by the coding sequence ATGGCCAGGGAATTCCAACGCGGCCACAAGGCCAGGATCAGTGATCTCACGGCGGGAACCGATCTCTATGTGGGGGTGCAGATCGCCGGCCCCGGAATGACGTTCGACATCAGCTGCTTCGGTCTCGACGCCGATGAACGGCTTTCGGACGACCGGTATTTCGTCTTCTTCAACCAGCCGAAGTCGCCCGAGGAGTCGATCCAGCTGCTCGGCCCGCAGGCCGGTGACACGGAGTCATTCCGGGTCGCCCTGGACCGCGTCCCGGACCACGTCCAGAAACTGTCGTTCACCGCAACGATCGACGGTGCGGGTCAGATGTCGCAGGTCGGGCCGGGGTACATCCGGATCGTCGCGGGCGGCGAAGAGGTCGCCAGGTACGCCTTCGACGGCTCGGAGTTCTCCACCGAGCGCGCCGTGATGCTCGGCGACTTCTACCTCAAGGACGTCTGGCGTTTCGCCGCCGTGGGCCAGGGCTTCGACGGCGGTCTCGATGCGCTGCTGAGGAACTTCGGCGGCGAGGTCGCCGAGGAGGAACCGGCGCAGCACGCCACCGAGGCACCGTCCTTCGCGCCCCCTGCCGGTCAGGCGCCCGCCCCCGCCCCGCAGTTCGGAGCCCCTGCCCCCGTCGCGCCGGCGCCCCGGTTCGGCGCTCCTGCCGGGCCCCCGGCTCCGCAGCCCGCGCCGTCCTTCGGCGGTCCGCAGGCCCCCGCTTCGGCGCCTGCTCCCGCCCCCGCCCCGCAGTTCGGCACGCCGACGCCCCAGACGGCGAGTGTCTTCGGTGCCCCGCCGGCCCCGGCGCCCGCCCCGGCCCCCGCACCCGTCAGCCCGCCCGGATACACCGCGCCCGCTCCGGTCGCCCCGCCCGGATATCCCGCGCTCTCGGCCTCCGCCCCGTTCCCCGGCCAGGCGCCGCCGTTCGGGGCCGCCCCGACCGTGGCCGCCGTTCCCTCCGAGGCAGGGCTTCGCGTCGTACTGACGAAGTACCAGGAAGCCCCGGTCGGCGACCGGTGGACCGAGCAGAACCCGCAGCTGGTCCGTGCCACGCTCGGCGACGGGCAGAGCATTCTGGCCAAGCAGGGCAGCATGGTGGCCTACCAGGGCGACATCGACTTCGCTCACAAGGGCTCCGGGCTGCTCGGCAAGCTGACCGGCCAGCTCACCGGACAGGGCATGTCGCTGATGCGCTGTTCCGGAAAGGGCGAGGTGTTCCTCGCCGACGAGGCGAGCCGGCTGTTCGTGATCCGGCTGGAGGGCGGGGAGCAGCTCTACACCAGTGCCCAGGGCGTGCTGGCCTTCGACGAGTCACTGGACACGGAGGTACGCCGTATCGAGGGCGCGGGGCTGCCCGGCGGCGGGCTGTTCAGCATGCTCTTCTCCGGGACCGGTGCGGTCGTCGTGAAGACCCGGGGCATCCCCGTCGTGCTTCCGGTGGGACCGGCCACGTACGTCGACGGGAACGCGGTCATCGCGTGGTCGGCGGGCGCGCAGGCCGTCACCACCACCGCGCTCCGGCTGCGCCGCTCCGGGTACGCCCGACAGGGCGGGGAGGCCGTCAATCTCCAGTTCCGGGGCGCCCCGGGCAACTTCGTCGTCGTCCAGCCCTTCGAGGTGTGA
- a CDS encoding AIM24 family protein: protein MDSQMLSAHRVAPTATRMAVHSAKTLKVTMVTGQDLLAKAGSMIAYDGYVQFDAAPGSLRRTAEEMVTGEGGRLMMCRGDGHLYLADYGGDVMVMHLSDEALSVNGATLLACDASLQLSIEPVKGLAKFSGSGLTNLVIRGTGWVALVSRGVPVVLDCAERETYVDPDALIAWTNGLEMKARRTIKASALIGRGSGEAMQIGFKGQGFVVVQPSEDTGDRFKIRG, encoded by the coding sequence ATGGATTCGCAGATGCTCAGCGCACACCGGGTGGCTCCGACCGCCACCCGCATGGCCGTGCACAGCGCCAAGACGCTCAAGGTCACCATGGTCACCGGGCAGGACCTGCTGGCCAAGGCCGGTTCGATGATCGCGTACGACGGCTATGTGCAGTTCGACGCGGCTCCCGGCAGTCTGCGCCGCACGGCGGAGGAGATGGTCACCGGAGAGGGCGGCCGGCTGATGATGTGCCGCGGCGACGGCCACCTGTATCTCGCCGACTACGGAGGCGACGTCATGGTGATGCATCTCTCCGACGAGGCGCTGTCCGTCAACGGCGCCACTCTGCTCGCCTGTGACGCGAGCCTCCAGCTCTCCATCGAACCGGTCAAGGGCCTCGCCAAGTTCTCGGGCTCCGGACTGACGAACCTGGTGATCCGGGGTACCGGATGGGTCGCTCTCGTCAGCCGGGGCGTCCCCGTGGTGCTCGACTGCGCGGAGCGGGAGACCTACGTCGACCCCGACGCGCTCATCGCCTGGACCAACGGCCTGGAGATGAAGGCCCGGCGCACCATCAAGGCGAGCGCGCTCATCGGCCGCGGCAGCGGCGAGGCCATGCAGATCGGCTTCAAGGGCCAGGGCTTCGTCGTCGTACAGCCGAGCGAGGACACCGGCGACCGTTTCAAGATCCGGGGCTGA
- a CDS encoding AIM24 family protein, with amino-acid sequence MHSTLFAHVPVESTERYVLQNPQLLKADVNQGSGPLLARQGAMVAFEGQVEFDSQYRNRSWRNVERMTGERLELMRCKGTGVVYLANFAQHIHITDVGPGITVDSSYILAFDGTLGVGIVAIDSAVEIASAGAYNLELSGAGKVALMTSGEPLVLEVGPDRNVCADADAVIAWSTSLRTQLQAPTSSSAVWRRRGSTGEGWEMQFTGSGFVLLQPSELLPPQHLRTSGALGQFGMGRGGLQGNSLGGSRN; translated from the coding sequence ATGCACAGCACACTCTTCGCGCACGTCCCGGTGGAGTCGACGGAGCGCTACGTTCTGCAGAACCCCCAGTTGCTGAAGGCGGACGTCAACCAGGGCAGCGGTCCCCTTCTCGCCCGGCAGGGCGCGATGGTCGCCTTCGAGGGGCAGGTCGAGTTCGACAGCCAGTACCGCAACCGCAGCTGGCGCAACGTGGAGCGGATGACCGGGGAACGGCTGGAACTGATGCGCTGCAAGGGCACAGGCGTCGTCTACCTCGCCAACTTCGCCCAGCACATCCACATCACGGACGTCGGCCCGGGCATCACCGTCGACAGTTCCTACATCCTCGCCTTCGACGGCACGCTCGGGGTCGGCATCGTCGCCATCGACAGCGCCGTCGAGATCGCCTCGGCCGGCGCGTACAACCTGGAGCTGAGCGGCGCCGGCAAGGTCGCGCTGATGACCTCCGGGGAACCGCTCGTCCTCGAGGTCGGCCCGGACAGGAACGTCTGCGCGGACGCCGACGCCGTCATCGCCTGGTCCACCTCGCTGCGCACCCAGCTCCAGGCGCCGACCTCGTCGTCCGCCGTGTGGCGGCGCAGGGGCTCCACGGGGGAGGGCTGGGAGATGCAGTTCACCGGCTCCGGGTTCGTCCTGCTGCAGCCCAGCGAGCTGCTGCCGCCGCAGCATCTGCGGACCTCCGGAGCGCTCGGCCAGTTCGGCATGGGCCGCGGCGGGCTGCAGGGCAACTCCCTGGGCGGCAGCCGCAACTGA
- a CDS encoding NUDIX hydrolase — protein MSLHEDAVLVLKNYEQQPELRRTYLEHLAAHPDGMWKACEAGHITASALVIDPSHGRVLLTLHRKLRMWLQMGGHCEPGDSSLAEAALREAREESGIASGLTLLPGGPVRLDRHPIPSPCNWHLDVQYAAVAPPGAAEVISDESIDLRWFRYDEVPDVADESVVRLLENARAAL, from the coding sequence GTGAGCCTGCACGAAGACGCCGTACTTGTCCTGAAGAACTACGAGCAGCAGCCGGAGCTGCGCCGGACCTATCTGGAGCATCTGGCGGCGCATCCGGACGGGATGTGGAAGGCCTGCGAGGCCGGGCATATCACGGCGAGCGCCCTGGTGATCGATCCGTCGCACGGGCGGGTGCTGCTCACCCTGCACAGGAAGCTCCGGATGTGGCTGCAGATGGGCGGCCACTGCGAGCCCGGCGACTCCTCGCTCGCCGAAGCCGCACTGCGCGAGGCGCGGGAGGAGTCCGGGATCGCCTCGGGGCTGACGCTGCTGCCCGGCGGCCCGGTGCGGCTCGACCGTCATCCGATCCCGTCGCCCTGCAACTGGCATCTCGATGTGCAGTACGCGGCGGTGGCGCCGCCCGGTGCGGCCGAGGTGATCAGTGACGAGTCGATCGACCTGCGCTGGTTCCGGTACGACGAGGTGCCGGACGTGGCCGACGAGTCGGTCGTACGACTGCTGGAGAACGCCCGCGCGGCGCTGTAG